A window from Cinclus cinclus chromosome 4, bCinCin1.1, whole genome shotgun sequence encodes these proteins:
- the ELFN2 gene encoding protein phosphatase 1 regulatory subunit 29, giving the protein MRAPLQTMLCLGLWAAALLCLFSPGTVRGDCWLIEGDKGYVWLAICSQNQPPYETIPQHINSTVHDLRLNENKLKVVLYSSLNRFGNLTDLNLTKNEISYIEDGAFMGQSNLQVLQLGYNKLTNLTEGMLRGMARLQFLFVQHNLIELVTPTAFSECPSLISIDLSSNRLSRLEGNTFTSLSNLMVCELAGNPFNCDCSLYSFLNWLALFNNVTKNYDRLQCETPREFAGYPLLVPRPHHNRNAITIFQSMCRGGTIPSLSRVNPTPYTPDSQRDLDEGSAISPGDFLSVKPPASSTTDSSFSPSIKLHDVTITSAILMVTIPMPYSKMYVLVQYNNSYVSDIATLKSKKEYVTVNKLKAHTDYTFCVASIRNNRRYNHTCLTFATRSKGREDPISSTSTTTHYIMTTLGCLFGMVIVLGVVYYCLRKRRMQEEKQKSLNVKKTILEMRYGSDIDTSTMVHPSQKLGEPPVIPVSRMSSIPSMIGEKLPPSKSMDTGMETPKVTTKGNYIEVRTGGGDGLERTQRDEDLRELDNGQGSAAEISTIAKEVDKVNQIINNCIDALKLDTASFLGGGTGVDSDMAFECQSIPAGSSSGLERPSFLSPPYKESSHHPLQRQLSADAAVARKTCSVSSSGSIKSAKVFSLDVPDHPPLSKSDSKYIEKGSPLNSPLDRLPLVSPSAIHHLEVKPSYHCSEHRHSFPALYYEESADTLSQRVSFLKPLSRSKRDSTYSQLSPRHYFSGYSSSPEYSSESTHKIWERFRPYKKHHREEVYMAAGHALRKKVQFAKDEDLHDILDYWKGVSAQQKL; this is encoded by the coding sequence ATGAGGGCACCACTGCAGACCATGCTGTGCCTGGGGTTGTGggcagctgccctgctctgcttgTTTTCCCCTGGCACGGTGCGAGGTGACTGCTGGCTGATTGAGGGGGACAAAGGGTATGTGTGGCTGGCCATCTGCAGCCAGAACCAACCCCCGTATGAGACCATCCCCCAGCACATCAACAGCACGGTGCACGACTTGCGTCTGAACGAGAACAAGCTCAAAGTGGTGCTGTACTCCTCCCTCAACCGCTTCGGCAACCTGACTGATTTGAACCTGACCAAGAATGAGATCTCCTACATTGAGGATGGGGCTTTCATGGGTCAGTCAAACCTCCAGGTTCTACAGCTGGGCTACAACAAACTCACCAACCTGACAGAGGGCATGTTGCGGGGCATGGCCCGTCTCCAGTTCCTCTTTGTGCAGCATAACCTAATTGAGCTGGTCACCCCTACTGCTTTCTCTGAGTGCCCCAGCTTGATTAGCATCGACCTGTCATCCAACCGCCTCAGCCGTCTGGAGGGCAACACTTTCACCAGCTTGAGCAACCTGATGGTGTGCGAGCTGGCTGGCAACCCCTTCAACTGTGACTGCAGCCTATACAGCTTTCTTAACTGGCTGGCCCTCTTCAACAACGTCACCAAGAATTATGACCGCCTCCAGTGTGAGACTCCACGGGAGTTTGCTGGGTATCCACTTCTGGTGCCTCGGCCTCACCACAACCGCAATGCCATCACCATCTTCCAGTCCATGTGCAGAGGGGGCACCATCCCCTCCCTCTCCAGGGTCAACCCAACTCCTTACACCCCTGACTCCCAGCGAGATCTGGATGAGGGGTCGGCCATCAGCCCTGGGGATTTTCTCTCAGTCAAGCCTCCAGCCTCCTCCACCACTGACTCCTCCTTCAGTCCCAGCATCAAGCtacatgatgtcacaatcaCTTCAGCCATCCTGATGGTCACCATCCCCATGCCCTACAGTAAGATGTATGTGCTGGTCCAATACAACAACAGCTACGTTTCTGACATAGCAACTCTGAAGAGCAAGAAGGAATATGTCACTGTCAACAAGCTGAAGGCCCACACTGATTATACATTCTGTGTGGCCTCTATCCGCAACAACAGGCGTTACAACCATACTTGCCTGACCTTTGCAACCCGGAGCAAAGGCAGGGAGGATCCTATTTCCAGTACTTCCACCACTACGCACTATATTATGACCACCCTGGGTTGCCTCTTTGGGATGGTCATTGTCCTGGGGGTGGTGTACTACTGCCTGCGGAAACGGAGGATGCAGGAGGAGAAACAGAAGTCACTCAATGTCAAAAAGACCATCCTGGAAATGCGTTATGGATCAGATATTGATACCAGTACCATGGTCCATCCTTCCCAGAAGCTGGGTGAGCCACCTGTCATTCCTGTCTCACGGAtgtcctccatcccttccatgATTGGGGAGAAGTTGCCCCCATCAAAGTcaatggacactgggatggagaCTCCTAAAGTCACCACTAAGGGTAACTACATTGAGGTGCGGACTGGTggtggggatgggctggagagAACCCAGCGAGATGAGGATCTGAGGGAGCTTGACAATGGGCAAGGCTCGGCTGCTGAGATCTCTACTATAGCCAAGGAGGTAGACAAGGTCAACCAGATCATCAACAACTGTATTGATGCCCTCAAGCTGGACACAGCATCTTTCCTGGGTGGTGGGACTGGCGTTGACTCAGATATGGCCTTTGAGTGCCAGTCCATCCCAGCCGGTTCCTCGAGTGGGCTGGAGCGGCCCAGCTTTCTTTCCCCACCCTACAAGGAAAGCTCCCACCACCCTTTGCAGCGCCAGCTCAgtgctgatgctgctgtggcCAGAAAGACCTGCAGTGTCTCCTCTAGTGGCTCCATCAAGAGCGCCAAGGTCTTCAGCTTGGATGTGCCTGACCACCCACCACTCAGTAAGTCTGATTCCAAATACATTGAGAAGGGCAGCCCACTAAACAGCCCTTTGGATCGTCTTCCCTTGGTGTCTCCGAGCGCCATCCACCACTTGGAGGTCAAGCCTTCTTATCACTGCAGTGAGCACCGTCACTCCTTCCCGGCCCTATACTATGAGGAAAGTGCTGACACCTTGAGCCAGCGGGTGTCGTTCCTCAAGCCACTGTCCCGGTCCAAGCGAGACTCCACGTactcccagctctcccccaGACACTACTTCTCGGGCTACTCTTCCAGCCCCGAGTACTCCTCAGAGAGCACCCACAAGATCTGGGAGCGATTCCGGCCTTACAAGAAGCATCACAGGGAGGAGGTTTACATGGCAGCTGGGCATGCCCTAAGGAAGAAAGTTCAGTTTGCCAAGGATGAGGATCTGCATGACATCCTGGATTACTGGAAAGGAGTCTCTGCTCAGCAGAAGCTGTGA